CGGCACTGCAAATCATAAACCCTACAAATAAATATGGCAAAATAAGTCCGCTAAGTATAAGCTTCTACTCTTGACCACGTTTTCACGTATGGCTTTGAAAACACAGGGCAGACTAACTTCGGGAGGTGATTGTGTGCCAAAGGACAAGCGCAGTAAAGTCAATGAAAACAATCCAGAACCGCCCGCACTCAAGAACGACAACCCTAAAAAGAACTTCCCTTGTAAAAACTCGCTGCCCACTTAATCATCTCCGGCAAGCCCGGCACTCCACATGCCGGGCTTGTTTATTTAGCAGTTTAACTATACACTAAGATTAGAATGAAAATTCAGTCAGAGGTGATCCTATGAGAACAATTGCTCTTATTGCGCATGATCGTAAGAAACAAGAGATGCTGACTTTTGTTCAAAACCATCTTGATATTCTAAGTCTGCATAATCTTATTGCTACCGCAACTACCGGCCGCATTATTAATGAGAATACTCCGCTTAATGTTACTCCCTATTTATCAGGTCCACTCGGCGGCGACCTGCAGATTGGCGCCCGGATTGCCGCTCAAGAGGTTGATATCGTTATTTTCTTACGAGATCCACTGACGTCGCAGCCTCATGAACCCGATATTACTGCACTGCTGCGTGTCTGTGATGTTCACAACATTCCTGTTGCCACTAACGAAAGCGGTGCCCATATGCTGCTTTCAGCATTGAGCGCCGGGTAGAAGTTCCTTGCCTATTTTACCTATTCATATAAAAAAGCGCTTACCCTGCAAATAAATATAACAGCCCTGCCGAAATTAAAAAATCGGCAGGGCTTAGTTATTATTCTTTTGTCTTTATTGTTATTTCAAACATTCTGTTCCAAGGAAAGTGAACTTTGAGTTGACTGGTCGGCAAATCTTCAAGATTGCGCTCGGCGAACAGTTTAATCTTCTCGCTGGCCTTTTCTGTAACCAGCGGTTCAAGCTCATTGAGATACATCAAATTGCCGTTATTAGGGTAAATAACCTCCTGATATAACTGGCCGCGGATATTAGCTTGATAGGCCCAGTCGTCCAGATAACGCACAGCGAGCAAGTGCTTGCGGTCATCGTCCGACATGGCCCTAGCCATCATACCCTGGCCGATAGCATAGCCCAAGGTGTTGCTGGCAGTATTCCAGCCAGAGTAGGAACTCAAACTGCCTAACAGCTTACGGTCGGCCAGTTCGCGCATAAGTGCATTATCAGCGCCGTTAGC
This sequence is a window from Veillonellaceae bacterium. Protein-coding genes within it:
- a CDS encoding methylglyoxal synthase; protein product: MRTIALIAHDRKKQEMLTFVQNHLDILSLHNLIATATTGRIINENTPLNVTPYLSGPLGGDLQIGARIAAQEVDIVIFLRDPLTSQPHEPDITALLRVCDVHNIPVATNESGAHMLLSALSAG